GTCACGTCTCTCCTTGTGATTCCGGTTCCTCCGGTGGTGATTACAATGTCAGCCTTTTCGAGGGCTTCAATCACAGCCTTTATTATCCTGAGCTTCTCATCTGGTACAACTGTATAGTAAACGTTTTCATTTCCTTCCTTTTTCAGCTCCTCAATGATATAATAACCGCTTAAATCTTCCCTCTTTCCAAGACTTGCCGTGTCGCTAACTGTTACAACGGCGAACTTAAACTTTTTGGGTGCTTTGGCTTTGTGCTCTTCAACTCCCATTTTACACCACCATTTAACATTCAGCTAAGAGGTTAATAACTTTTTTCAAAACCAGCTAAACGCTTGTGAAATAGAGGGGAAACGGAGCTTTCCCCAGATATTTCTGATTTTACATGAAACTCTCTTTAACCTCTTTTCTCCGAACCATTCTCCTGGGTATCATCAGCACTGCCGCGGTAGCGGAGCAAGGAACATTGACAAAGCAGCTTCGTACTGGGGTCCTGCTTTATCGGACATAAAATTCAAAGGCAAATGCCAAAAGGCCCATAATACCCCGATTATCACACTGGAGACAAGTGCACTGTGATTTGCTTGAAGACGGGGCGATGCATACCCTCTCCAACCAAATTCCTCTTGAAGAGGGCCTCCTAGAAAGAGCATATATGCAAAATTTCCCAGAATCAATCAAGGCTTGGATAGCACACTCAGTTCAGAGGGGTTTTCTCCACTCCACATGAGTAGCAAAAGGGAAACACCTGTAATAAAAGGCATTAACAGAAAAATGGGGAGGTACCATACCTTTGGAAATCTGTAGTCTATCCCTTTTTTAAGTAACTTTAACACTCCTTCTTTCTCCCCATTCAGGTAAGTGAGGACAAAAGCAGCAACAGAGGGACCAAATGGCGCAAGGTACAGGCGATAATTCCATAAAACTTCAGGCATCCAGAATACCCATGACCATGCAAAAGCAATCCATTCAGCAAAATCACCAAGTGATATCATAAAACCTTGGGGATAATCTTATAAGTCCCAATAAGATACATATCTACACATTAATACAGTGGTGAAAACAATGAATGAACTCCTCTACCTTTTGCTTTCCTTTGGAATTATAATAGGGTTCATAAGACTGAAGGTGAATGTAGGAGTATCCATATTTTTGGGTTCTCTCTTATTGGGAGTTCTCTTTGGATTGAAACCAAAGGACCTTCTGTTCTCCCTTTACACATCCTCCACCGAGTGGCAAACCTTAAGGCTCATTCTGATTATAGCCTTTATAATGGCCCTAACGAGCATCTTTTCCCAAATCGGATACCTCAAAATAATGGAGAGAGCAGCTAAGGAGCTGTTTCCATGTGAGAAATATTCTTTAGCCGCACTTCCAGCATTAATAGGGCTAATGCCGATGCCCGCCGGAGCCCTTGTTTCGGCCCCCATGATAGAGACCGTGGCTGACAAGCTCAATATCTCTCCGGAGAAAAAGACCCTCATTAACTACTGGTTCAGGCATATATGGGAGCACTCCTGGCCAATGTATCAGGCGATAATAATCGCCTCGGCAATTCTAAGCATCTCTGTAAGAGAATTCAGCAGCAAGATGTTTCCATTAACAATACTCATGGCCATAATTGGGTATCTTTTCTTCCTTAGGCCTATAAAATCAGCAGATGATGAGAGGGGAAACATAAAAGAGGGACTGAAGCTGTTTCTTAAGAGCACGTATCCGATAATTGTGATCATCCTTATATCAATAGTTCTCGGCTACGACATGGTTTATGGGGCATTTATCGGCTTTTTGTCAGCGCTTATACCCCATTTTAAGAGAGTAAACAAAGAGGAGGTTATAAGATATGCCCTCCAGCCAAAGATAATATTCCTCCTTCTATCGGTCATGTACTTTAAAAAGCTTCTTGAAGTTACAGGGGCCGTTGAAGCCCTCCCGGGGATTATCCTAGAGCTAAACCTCCCAATAATGGCAGTAATAGTTTTGACTCCCTTTTTAGTTGGATTGATGACCGGTATAAGTTTCGCTTATGTGGGAATGACCTTTCCGTTGCTAGCACCGTTTTTTGGTAGCTTTGATAAAATTGCACTCGCGTACTTGAGCGGCTACATGGGGATGCTCTTCAGTCCAGTCCACCTGTGCTTAGTTTTCTCTGCAGAATACTACAAAGCCGACCTGGGAAAAGTTTACAGGGCGATGCTGATTCCCGGATTGGCTCTCTTCCTTCTCGGGGTTCTTTATATCTCTTTCCTCTAAGCACCAGAAATGCTTTTTAAGTTCTTTAAGCCTCTCCAATACCCTTTCTTCCAAAAGAACATCCTTGGGGGCTAAGTTTATCTCATGGTTCATCCTCTCCCAGAGAGGATAGCCAGCGAATGTCCTTTTCTTTGGATGAAATCATGGGATATGTCCCAGCTTTGCAATTTTCTCTTTAACGTTTGTCTCGTCACCAACAGAAACTCCCTTTAGGGGTTTTAAGAATTATGGATGAGGCAAAGAGGTTATATAGGTGGGAGACCTAAATAGTAAGGGGGCTATATGAACCACGCACTGCTACTCCTAGGACAGATATCCAGTCTCTCTGCAAAAATAGCCGGAGCCCTATTTCTCGCTTACATTTACTGGAAACACAAGCGAAAGCCCGCTCTCTGTTGGTCTCTCTCTTGGATGGCTGCTGCTTCTTCAATACTTTCCGACATAACCGGAAACATGTACATTGTTTCATTATCAGAGGCATTCTGGGCGATGTTCCTATTCTATGGTGCAGTCCTTCTGCTGGAAGAAAAGGGAATCGCAAACATGGAAGTAGGAGTCCTGTCGGTAATTCCCGTCATAACAAGCCTATATGGCATTTTAATAGGCAATTTAGGTCACTCCTCTGACTGGTTTACACTTCTAGGTCTGCCCTATGCGGTTTCAGCTCTCTTCATAACATCTTCCGGACTTATGATACTCTCTCTCAGAGAGCTCTATGACAGCAAGGCATTATATTTAGGAGGGATTATCACACTCTACGGTCTCCACGAGCTTGATTATCCTGTTTTGAGACTTGTTGAGTGGTTCGCTCCAATAGGGTTTGTCCTCGGAGCAATATTTAG
The Thermococcus sp. 2319x1 DNA segment above includes these coding regions:
- a CDS encoding TIGR00529 family membrane protein, giving the protein MNELLYLLLSFGIIIGFIRLKVNVGVSIFLGSLLLGVLFGLKPKDLLFSLYTSSTEWQTLRLILIIAFIMALTSIFSQIGYLKIMERAAKELFPCEKYSLAALPALIGLMPMPAGALVSAPMIETVADKLNISPEKKTLINYWFRHIWEHSWPMYQAIIIASAILSISVREFSSKMFPLTILMAIIGYLFFLRPIKSADDERGNIKEGLKLFLKSTYPIIVIILISIVLGYDMVYGAFIGFLSALIPHFKRVNKEEVIRYALQPKIIFLLLSVMYFKKLLEVTGAVEALPGIILELNLPIMAVIVLTPFLVGLMTGISFAYVGMTFPLLAPFFGSFDKIALAYLSGYMGMLFSPVHLCLVFSAEYYKADLGKVYRAMLIPGLALFLLGVLYISFL
- a CDS encoding CPBP family intramembrane glutamic endopeptidase, translating into MLFLGGPLQEEFGWRGYASPRLQANHSALVSSVIIGVLWAFWHLPLNFMSDKAGPQYEAALSMFLAPLPRQC
- a CDS encoding molybdenum cofactor biosynthesis protein B: MGVEEHKAKAPKKFKFAVVTVSDTASLGKREDLSGYYIIEELKKEGNENVYYTVVPDEKLRIIKAVIEALEKADIVITTGGTGITRRDVTIEALRPLFDKELVGFGEMFRLKSYEEIGTAAVLSRATAGIIRDKESKVVFCLPGSLNAVKTALEIIKKEAYHILKHARE
- a CDS encoding DUF835 domain-containing protein, encoding MNHALLLLGQISSLSAKIAGALFLAYIYWKHKRKPALCWSLSWMAAASSILSDITGNMYIVSLSEAFWAMFLFYGAVLLLEEKGIANMEVGVLSVIPVITSLYGILIGNLGHSSDWFTLLGLPYAVSALFITSSGLMILSLRELYDSKALYLGGIITLYGLHELDYPVLRLVEWFAPIGFVLGAIFSILSAYVMIKFVFTEEFIRIERPPVEMYLKPGVMIIGPEEYNTIKEKLEKVPVLAFIRDLHVPGGWNAFFITTTGERSSIFPTDLAKIVDMAVRYLKEAKEKGFEGIIVIDCPEYLKTYNGFEALVKFLASLKDFTILYNGVLILVIEEEAWEKRELKILKRVLT